A stretch of Sinorhizobium meliloti DNA encodes these proteins:
- a CDS encoding LysE family translocator — protein MLDLTPYLPQLLVAWTAYIIAVASPGPAVLAIIATSVSRGRSAGLALAFGVLSGSYTWAMLTASGLSALIRTYGQAIIVLKIAGACYLFWLAYNALRAAMQGDAQPSALRVPPTSSLKKLYLKGLGIHLTNPKAIFAWIMLVSLGMPEGAPVGVTAAFIGGCMLIGLVIFCGFAIVFSLAPVHRAYLKSRRIIESLMAGFFAFAGFKLLTARL, from the coding sequence ATGCTCGACCTCACGCCCTATCTGCCGCAGCTCCTCGTCGCGTGGACAGCTTATATCATCGCCGTTGCTTCGCCGGGGCCAGCGGTTCTGGCGATCATCGCGACCTCGGTCAGCCGGGGGAGAAGCGCGGGCCTGGCGCTCGCCTTCGGCGTGCTGAGCGGCAGCTACACCTGGGCGATGCTGACGGCTTCCGGCCTGTCGGCCCTCATCCGGACCTATGGCCAGGCGATCATCGTCCTGAAGATCGCCGGCGCCTGCTATCTGTTCTGGCTTGCCTATAACGCGCTCAGAGCGGCGATGCAGGGCGACGCCCAACCGTCCGCCCTTCGTGTTCCCCCGACTTCCTCGCTGAAGAAGCTTTACCTCAAAGGTCTCGGGATCCACCTGACCAATCCGAAGGCGATCTTCGCCTGGATCATGCTGGTCTCGCTCGGGATGCCGGAGGGCGCGCCGGTCGGCGTCACGGCCGCCTTCATCGGCGGCTGCATGCTGATCGGCCTCGTGATCTTCTGCGGCTTCGCGATCGTCTTCTCGCTCGCGCCGGTGCATCGCGCCTATCTGAAATCGCGGCGGATCATCGAGAGCCTGATGGCCGGCTTCTTCGCCTTTGCGGGCTTCAAGCTGCTGACGGCACGGCTCTGA
- the hisC gene encoding histidinol-phosphate transaminase has translation MSKLWSPIVAALKPYVPGEQPRMADLVKLNTNESPYGPSEKALGAIRAAADTDLRLYPDPVALGLRQAIAARHQVSVGEVFVGNGSDEVLAHTFAALLKHDRPLLFPDISYSFYTTYAGLFGIEAVEVPLDAAFRIDIADYRRPSGAVILPNPNAPTGIGLPLAEIERLVADHPGQPVVIDEAYIDFGGESAIALVPKYDNLLVVQTFSKSRALAGLRVGFAIGQRPLIEALERVKDSFNSYPLGRAAQAGATAAIEDEAWFEATRGKIIASRAKLTSELEKRGFEVLPSQANFVFARHPGHAGQTLAAKLRERAVIVRHFAKPRIADFLRITIGTDAECAKLVAALDEVL, from the coding sequence ATGAGCAAACTTTGGTCGCCGATCGTTGCCGCGCTGAAACCTTACGTCCCCGGTGAACAGCCGCGCATGGCCGATCTCGTCAAGCTCAACACCAACGAGAGCCCCTATGGCCCCTCGGAAAAGGCGCTGGGGGCGATCCGGGCGGCCGCAGACACGGATCTCCGGCTCTACCCGGATCCGGTCGCTCTCGGACTGCGGCAGGCGATCGCCGCGCGCCACCAGGTATCGGTCGGCGAAGTCTTCGTCGGCAACGGTTCCGACGAGGTCCTGGCACACACATTCGCGGCGCTGCTGAAGCACGACAGGCCGCTACTTTTTCCGGACATCTCCTACAGCTTCTACACGACCTATGCGGGCCTTTTCGGCATCGAGGCGGTGGAGGTGCCGCTCGACGCCGCATTCCGCATCGACATCGCCGATTATCGCCGGCCCTCGGGCGCGGTCATCCTGCCGAACCCGAACGCCCCGACCGGCATCGGCCTGCCGCTTGCCGAAATCGAAAGGCTGGTGGCCGACCATCCCGGTCAGCCGGTGGTGATCGACGAGGCCTATATCGATTTCGGCGGCGAATCCGCAATCGCGCTCGTTCCGAAATACGACAACCTGCTCGTCGTTCAGACCTTCTCGAAGTCACGCGCGCTGGCCGGCCTGCGCGTCGGCTTCGCGATCGGCCAGCGGCCGCTGATCGAGGCGCTGGAGCGCGTCAAGGACAGCTTCAACTCCTATCCGCTCGGACGCGCCGCCCAGGCCGGCGCAACGGCTGCGATCGAGGACGAGGCGTGGTTCGAGGCGACCCGCGGCAAGATCATCGCCTCGCGGGCGAAGCTGACGAGCGAACTCGAAAAGCGCGGCTTCGAGGTCCTGCCGTCGCAGGCAAACTTCGTCTTCGCCCGCCACCCCGGACATGCGGGCCAGACGCTGGCGGCGAAACTTCGCGAAAGGGCTGTGATCGTCCGCCATTTCGCCAAGCCGCGAATCGCGGATTTCCTGCGCATCACCATCGGCACCGACGCGGAATGCGCCAAGCTGGTCGCGGCGCTCGACGAGGTTCTGTGA
- a CDS encoding polyprenyl synthetase family protein, giving the protein MKDERSSFPARLKTNAVAVEALLETLLGPAVGTGEIARPANLLGAMRHGVLNGGKRLRPFLVAESTALLGGDAEAALRTGAALECIHCYSLVHDDLPAMDDDDMRRGKPTVHVAFDEATAILAGDSLLTFAFDIVAAPETALSDRQKTTLVLALARAAGHGGMAGGQALDLAAEKSAPDEAGIVLLQSMKTGALIRFACEAGAIIADAPAEDRRRLRAFGDKIGLAFQLADDLLDLTADAAIVGKATGKDAARGKGTLVSLHGQPWAERRLESLVAEAEGLLEPYGPRSAILAETARFIANRRN; this is encoded by the coding sequence ATGAAAGACGAGAGATCATCCTTTCCGGCGCGCCTCAAGACCAACGCGGTCGCGGTCGAAGCGCTGCTCGAGACATTGCTCGGTCCGGCCGTGGGCACGGGCGAAATCGCCCGCCCGGCAAACCTGCTCGGAGCCATGCGCCATGGCGTGCTCAACGGCGGCAAGCGGCTGCGGCCTTTTCTCGTCGCCGAAAGCACGGCCCTCCTCGGCGGCGATGCGGAAGCGGCGCTCAGAACAGGCGCCGCGCTCGAATGCATCCACTGCTATTCGCTCGTCCATGACGACCTCCCGGCCATGGACGACGACGACATGCGCCGCGGAAAGCCGACGGTGCACGTCGCCTTCGACGAGGCGACGGCGATCCTTGCGGGCGACAGCCTGCTGACCTTCGCCTTCGACATCGTCGCGGCGCCGGAAACGGCGCTCTCCGACCGTCAGAAGACGACGCTCGTGCTGGCGCTCGCGCGCGCCGCGGGGCATGGGGGCATGGCCGGCGGTCAGGCGCTCGACCTAGCCGCCGAAAAGAGCGCCCCCGACGAAGCGGGCATCGTCCTCTTGCAGTCGATGAAGACAGGTGCCCTCATCCGCTTCGCCTGCGAGGCGGGCGCGATCATCGCCGATGCGCCGGCAGAGGACCGCCGACGGCTGCGCGCCTTCGGGGACAAGATCGGCCTCGCCTTCCAGCTTGCCGACGACCTGCTCGACCTCACCGCCGATGCCGCAATCGTCGGCAAGGCGACCGGCAAGGATGCCGCACGGGGGAAGGGCACGCTTGTCTCCCTGCATGGCCAGCCCTGGGCCGAGCGGCGGCTCGAAAGCCTGGTGGCCGAGGCGGAAGGCCTGCTCGAACCCTACGGACCACGCTCGGCGATCCTTGCCGAAACCGCCCGCTTCATCGCCAACCGCAGGAACTGA
- the mtgA gene encoding monofunctional biosynthetic peptidoglycan transglycosylase, protein MGQEAGGKEVDGRGVEIVSEEREEAELPAGRWTATRRTWRSRRRRLVFIVLSVLILPYALIGLYLLEFIHPVSTLMLRDLVLLRGYDRQWVEFDDIAPVLVQSVMMSEDGQFCAHAGIDWAQMRGVVEDALDGEQTRGASTIPMQTVKNLFLWNGRSFVRKAMELPLAIAADFAWSKRRLMEIYLNVAEWGEGIYGIEAAARHHFGVSAAKLSRRQAALLAVSLPNPIDRTAGKPGRGLRRLAAVIERRAGRSGGYITCLYD, encoded by the coding sequence ATGGGACAAGAGGCGGGCGGAAAAGAGGTGGACGGACGGGGCGTGGAGATCGTTTCGGAAGAACGCGAGGAGGCGGAGTTGCCCGCCGGTCGCTGGACGGCCACGCGCAGGACCTGGCGCTCGCGGCGGCGTCGGCTCGTTTTTATCGTCCTCTCAGTTCTCATCCTGCCCTATGCCCTGATCGGCCTCTATCTCTTGGAGTTCATTCACCCGGTTTCGACACTGATGCTGCGCGATCTCGTGCTGCTGCGCGGCTATGACCGGCAGTGGGTGGAATTCGACGACATCGCGCCGGTGCTCGTCCAGTCGGTGATGATGTCGGAGGACGGGCAGTTCTGCGCCCATGCCGGCATCGATTGGGCGCAGATGCGCGGCGTCGTCGAGGATGCGCTCGACGGCGAACAGACGCGCGGCGCCAGCACGATCCCGATGCAGACGGTCAAGAACCTGTTCCTCTGGAACGGCCGTTCCTTCGTGCGCAAGGCGATGGAACTACCGCTCGCGATCGCGGCCGATTTCGCCTGGAGCAAGCGGCGCCTGATGGAGATCTACCTGAACGTCGCCGAATGGGGCGAGGGCATATACGGGATCGAGGCCGCCGCCCGGCATCATTTCGGCGTTTCGGCGGCGAAGCTTTCGCGCCGCCAGGCCGCTCTCCTCGCCGTCTCGCTGCCCAACCCGATCGATCGCACTGCCGGCAAGCCGGGGCGTGGCCTGCGGCGTCTCGCTGCGGTGATCGAACGCCGGGCCGGCCGCTCCGGCGGTTATATCACGTGCCTTTATGATTAG
- a CDS encoding glutathione S-transferase family protein — MAKLVLYVGNKNYSSWSLRPWLALTAGGIPFEDVVVPFDFAAGNPRFHEISPTGRVPVLHHGEIRIWESLAIIEYVAELFPDAGLWPEDRADRARARSYSMEMLSGFRALRGACPMNIRRPRKAIALPDGVVEDVARIETIWRESVAQSGGPFLFGRFTAADAMFAPVVNRFETYELVADPATLAYIDAVKAHPAFRQWEEAARVETWIVPEDEA, encoded by the coding sequence ATGGCCAAGCTCGTCCTCTATGTCGGCAACAAGAACTATTCGTCCTGGTCGCTGCGGCCCTGGCTCGCCCTCACGGCCGGCGGAATTCCGTTCGAGGACGTCGTCGTTCCCTTCGATTTTGCGGCCGGAAATCCGCGTTTTCACGAAATCTCGCCCACGGGCCGCGTTCCCGTTCTTCATCACGGCGAGATCCGCATATGGGAATCGCTCGCGATCATCGAATATGTCGCGGAGCTTTTCCCGGATGCGGGTCTCTGGCCGGAGGACCGCGCGGATCGTGCCCGTGCGCGCAGCTACTCCATGGAGATGCTCTCCGGCTTCCGGGCGCTGCGCGGCGCCTGCCCGATGAACATCCGCCGTCCGAGAAAGGCGATCGCTCTGCCGGACGGCGTCGTCGAGGACGTGGCGCGGATCGAGACGATCTGGCGGGAGTCGGTCGCGCAATCAGGGGGGCCGTTCCTTTTCGGCCGGTTCACCGCGGCCGACGCTATGTTCGCCCCGGTCGTCAACCGTTTCGAGACCTATGAGCTCGTGGCGGACCCGGCGACGCTCGCCTATATTGACGCCGTCAAGGCGCATCCGGCCTTCCGCCAATGGGAGGAGGCGGCGAGAGTCGAAACATGGATCGTACCCGAGGACGAGGCCTGA
- the rpmF gene encoding 50S ribosomal protein L32: MAVPKRKTSPSKRGMRRSADALKAPTYIEDKNSGELRRPHHIDLKTGMYRGRQVLTPKENA; encoded by the coding sequence ATGGCTGTACCGAAAAGAAAAACGAGCCCGTCCAAGCGTGGCATGCGCCGTTCCGCTGACGCCCTCAAGGCTCCGACCTACATCGAAGACAAGAACTCCGGCGAACTGCGCCGCCCGCATCACATCGACCTGAAGACCGGCATGTATCGCGGCCGCCAGGTCCTGACGCCGAAGGAAAACGCATAA
- the phaR gene encoding polyhydroxyalkanoate synthesis repressor PhaR → MGKNEGQIVIKKYANRRLYNTGTSTYVTLDDLAVMVKRGEDFIVQDAKSGEDITHSVLTQIIFEQESKTGNTLLPISFLRQLISFYGDQMQMVVPSYLEHSMQAFTEQQAQMREQITKAFGDTPIGKNLKVPLQLVEEQVRRNTEMFHQAMQMFSPFMAAPPAKETRKAEAKDIDELKEQLRALQTKLDNLG, encoded by the coding sequence ATGGGGAAAAACGAAGGCCAGATCGTTATCAAGAAATACGCGAACCGGCGACTCTACAATACCGGTACGAGCACTTACGTGACCCTCGACGACCTGGCTGTCATGGTGAAGAGGGGCGAGGACTTCATAGTTCAGGATGCCAAGTCCGGCGAAGATATAACCCATTCCGTGCTGACGCAGATCATCTTCGAACAGGAGTCGAAGACCGGCAACACGCTCCTGCCGATTTCCTTTCTCCGCCAGTTGATCTCCTTTTATGGCGACCAGATGCAGATGGTCGTACCGAGCTATCTCGAGCACTCGATGCAGGCCTTCACCGAACAGCAGGCGCAGATGCGGGAGCAGATCACCAAGGCCTTCGGCGATACGCCGATCGGCAAGAACCTGAAGGTGCCGCTGCAGCTCGTCGAGGAACAGGTCCGGCGCAACACTGAAATGTTCCATCAGGCCATGCAGATGTTTTCGCCCTTCATGGCCGCCCCGCCGGCCAAGGAAACCAGGAAGGCCGAGGCGAAGGACATCGACGAACTGAAGGAACAGCTCCGCGCCCTTCAGACGAAACTGGATAATCTGGGCTGA
- a CDS encoding acetyl-CoA C-acetyltransferase: protein MSNPSIVIASAARTAVGSFNGAFGNTLAHELGAAAIKAVLERAGVEAGEVDEVILGQVLPAGEGQNPARQAAMKAGLPQEKTAWGMNQLCGSGLRAVALGMQQIATGDAKVIVAGGMESMSMAPHCAHLRGGVKMGDYKMIDTMIKDGLTDAFYGYHMGITAENVARKWQLTREEQDEFALASQNKAEAAQKAGRFADEIVPFVVKTRKGDVNVDQDEYIRHGATLDSIAKLRPAFDKEGTVTAGNASGLNDGAAAALLMTEAEAARRGIQPLARIVSWATAGVDPQIMGTGPIPASRKALEKAGWSVADIELVEANEAFAAQACAVNKDLGWDPSIVNVNGGAIAIGHPIGASGARVLNTLLFEMKRRGVSKGLATLCIGGGMGVAMCVERL, encoded by the coding sequence ATGAGCAATCCCTCGATCGTCATCGCCAGCGCGGCTCGCACGGCCGTCGGCTCCTTCAACGGCGCCTTCGGCAATACTCTCGCGCACGAACTGGGTGCGGCCGCCATCAAGGCGGTGCTGGAGCGGGCTGGCGTCGAAGCGGGCGAGGTGGACGAGGTGATCCTCGGTCAGGTGCTGCCGGCGGGCGAGGGGCAGAATCCTGCGCGGCAAGCGGCGATGAAGGCCGGTCTCCCGCAGGAAAAGACCGCCTGGGGCATGAACCAGCTTTGCGGCTCGGGCCTGCGCGCCGTAGCGCTCGGCATGCAGCAGATCGCAACCGGCGATGCGAAGGTCATCGTTGCCGGCGGCATGGAGTCGATGTCGATGGCGCCGCATTGCGCGCACCTGCGCGGCGGCGTGAAGATGGGCGACTACAAGATGATCGACACGATGATCAAGGACGGCCTGACGGATGCCTTCTACGGCTACCACATGGGCATCACCGCCGAGAACGTTGCGCGGAAATGGCAGCTGACGCGCGAGGAACAGGACGAATTCGCGCTTGCCTCCCAGAACAAGGCGGAAGCGGCCCAGAAGGCCGGCCGTTTCGCCGACGAGATCGTGCCTTTCGTCGTGAAGACGCGCAAGGGCGACGTAAACGTGGATCAGGACGAGTACATCCGCCACGGTGCCACGCTGGATTCGATCGCAAAGCTCCGCCCGGCCTTCGACAAGGAAGGTACTGTGACCGCGGGCAACGCTTCGGGTCTCAACGACGGTGCCGCCGCGGCGCTCTTGATGACCGAGGCCGAGGCGGCCCGGCGCGGCATCCAGCCGCTTGCCCGCATCGTCTCCTGGGCCACGGCAGGCGTCGACCCGCAGATCATGGGCACCGGCCCCATCCCCGCATCGCGCAAGGCCCTCGAAAAGGCCGGCTGGTCGGTCGCCGATATCGAGCTCGTGGAGGCGAACGAGGCTTTCGCGGCTCAGGCCTGCGCCGTCAACAAGGACCTCGGCTGGGATCCTTCGATCGTCAACGTCAATGGCGGAGCGATCGCCATCGGCCATCCGATCGGTGCCTCCGGTGCCCGCGTGCTGAACACGCTTCTTTTCGAAATGAAGCGGCGCGGCGTCTCCAAGGGGCTTGCCACCCTGTGCATCGGCGGCGGCATGGGCGTCGCCATGTGCGTGGAACGCCTGTAA
- a CDS encoding beta-ketoacyl-ACP reductase: MSRVALVTGGSRGIGAAICVALKAAGYKVAANYAGNDERAKAFEQESGIPVYKWDVSSYQACVDGIARVEADLGPVDILVNNAGITRDAMFHKMTPEQWGEVIGTNLTGVFNMTHPLWSGMRDRGFGRIVNISSINGQKGQMGQVNYSAAKAGDLGLTKALAQEGAAKGITVNAICPGYIGTEMVRAVPEKVLNERIIPQIPVGRLGEPEEVARCVVFLASDDAGFITGSTISANGGQYFA; this comes from the coding sequence ATGAGCAGGGTAGCACTGGTAACGGGCGGATCCCGCGGCATTGGCGCTGCGATTTGCGTGGCGCTGAAGGCTGCGGGCTACAAGGTGGCCGCAAACTATGCCGGAAATGACGAGAGGGCCAAGGCCTTCGAGCAGGAAAGCGGCATTCCCGTCTACAAATGGGACGTATCGAGCTATCAGGCCTGCGTCGATGGCATCGCCAGGGTCGAGGCCGACCTCGGACCGGTCGACATCCTCGTCAACAATGCCGGCATCACCCGTGACGCCATGTTCCACAAGATGACGCCGGAACAGTGGGGCGAAGTGATCGGCACCAATCTCACCGGCGTCTTCAACATGACGCATCCGCTGTGGTCGGGCATGCGCGACCGCGGCTTCGGCCGTATCGTCAACATCTCGTCGATCAACGGCCAGAAGGGGCAGATGGGCCAGGTGAACTATTCCGCCGCCAAGGCCGGCGATCTCGGCTTGACCAAGGCGCTGGCCCAGGAAGGGGCGGCGAAAGGGATCACCGTCAACGCGATTTGCCCCGGCTATATCGGCACCGAGATGGTGCGCGCCGTTCCGGAAAAGGTGCTCAACGAGCGGATCATTCCCCAGATACCCGTCGGACGCCTCGGCGAGCCGGAGGAAGTGGCACGCTGCGTCGTGTTTCTCGCTTCCGACGACGCGGGCTTCATCACCGGCTCGACGATTTCGGCCAATGGCGGCCAGTACTTCGCCTGA
- a CDS encoding DEAD/DEAH box helicase, whose amino-acid sequence MILSGRGVTAVLGPTNTGKTHYAIERMIAHDSGVIGLPLRLLAREVYTRLVEKVGHHNVALITGEEKIAPHRARYSVCTVEAMPRETTASFVAIDEVQLAGDLERGHIFTDRILHLRGRGETLLLGAATMRPILEYLLPGITVVERPRMSQLLYAGSKKITRLPNRSAIVAFSADEVYAIAELIRRQRGGAAVVLGALSPRTRNAQVALYQEGDVDYLVATDAIGMGLNLDVDHVAFAQDRKFDGYQYRNLNPAELAQVAGRAGRHVRDGTFGVTGRVDPFDEDLVHRIESHEFDPVRVLQWRSKALDFSSLKALRKSLEAAPAVSGLARALPAVDQQALEHLTRYPEIVDVATASERVEKLWEACALPDYRRITPAQHADLISTIYADLVRHGTVNEDFMAEQVRRADHTDGEIDTLSARIAQIRTWTYVSNRPGWLADPTHWQEKTREIEDRLSDALHERLTKRFVDRRTSVLMKRLRENAMLEAEISVNGDVFVEGHHVGQLAGFRFTLAAGSEGTDAKAVQGAAHKALALEFEARAARLHAAGNGDLALSSDGLVRWLGDPVARLTASDHVMRPRVILLADEQLQANAREHVLARIERFVNHHISTVLKPLDDISRAEDLEGLAKGLAFQIVENLGVLFRRDVAEEVKSLDQESRASIRRYGVRFGAYHIFLPALLKPAPAELITLLWALKNDGLDKPGYGELIPMLAAGRTSVVTDPSFERTFYKLAGFRFLGKRAVRIDILERLADLIRPLLQWKPGTSPRPDGAYDGRRFVATTSMLSILGATPDDMEEILKGLGYRADAVTAEEAAAFLASQNGETAPAEEAGASVADAGSVEAEAADAPTAETEATGTAAAEAPAAPAAETEAADTAAAETQAAPAGDDAAAPAEPEAPAEAKPVLLWRPGTRQDNQRQGGRQGEQRRGGQRHGQTEGREGGRRQAPHGKSQGKSQGKPWEGKPQEGKGSEGRPGGQRKDRGDRHDRNKSSPPKFEGRPPRKEKPIDPDSPFAKLAALKEQMKK is encoded by the coding sequence ATGATCCTGAGCGGCCGCGGCGTGACCGCGGTGCTCGGACCCACCAACACCGGCAAGACCCATTATGCGATCGAGCGCATGATCGCGCATGACAGCGGCGTCATAGGGCTTCCGCTGAGATTGCTCGCGCGCGAGGTCTACACCCGTCTCGTGGAGAAGGTCGGTCACCACAATGTCGCGCTGATCACGGGCGAGGAAAAGATCGCGCCGCATCGCGCCCGTTACTCGGTCTGCACGGTGGAGGCGATGCCGCGCGAGACGACGGCCTCCTTCGTGGCGATCGACGAGGTTCAGCTCGCAGGCGATCTCGAACGCGGCCACATCTTCACGGACCGGATCCTGCACCTGCGCGGCCGCGGCGAGACGCTGCTGCTCGGCGCCGCGACGATGCGGCCGATCCTCGAATATCTGCTGCCCGGCATCACCGTCGTCGAGCGGCCGCGCATGTCGCAGCTTCTCTATGCCGGCTCCAAGAAAATCACCCGCCTGCCGAACCGCTCGGCAATCGTCGCCTTTTCGGCCGACGAGGTCTATGCGATCGCGGAGCTCATCCGGCGCCAGCGCGGCGGCGCGGCCGTCGTACTGGGCGCGCTTTCGCCGCGAACCCGCAATGCGCAGGTGGCACTCTATCAGGAGGGGGACGTCGACTATCTCGTGGCGACCGACGCGATCGGCATGGGGCTGAACCTCGACGTCGATCATGTCGCCTTCGCTCAGGACCGGAAGTTCGACGGCTACCAATACCGTAACCTCAATCCGGCGGAGCTCGCCCAGGTCGCAGGGCGCGCGGGCAGGCATGTCCGGGACGGGACCTTCGGCGTGACCGGACGCGTCGATCCGTTTGACGAGGACCTGGTGCACCGCATCGAATCGCATGAGTTCGACCCTGTCCGGGTGTTGCAATGGCGCTCCAAGGCGCTCGACTTTTCTTCGCTGAAGGCACTGAGAAAGAGCCTCGAGGCCGCACCGGCGGTATCGGGCCTGGCGCGGGCGCTCCCGGCCGTCGATCAGCAGGCGCTCGAGCATCTGACCCGCTACCCGGAGATCGTCGACGTCGCCACGGCGTCCGAGCGCGTCGAGAAGCTCTGGGAAGCCTGCGCGCTCCCGGATTATCGCCGCATCACGCCGGCCCAGCATGCGGATCTGATCTCGACCATCTATGCCGACCTCGTTCGCCATGGCACGGTCAACGAGGATTTCATGGCCGAACAGGTCCGGCGCGCCGATCATACGGACGGCGAAATCGACACACTTTCGGCGCGAATTGCGCAGATCAGGACCTGGACCTATGTATCCAACCGGCCCGGGTGGCTTGCCGATCCGACACACTGGCAAGAAAAGACGCGGGAAATCGAAGATCGATTGTCCGACGCGCTACATGAAAGGTTGACGAAACGCTTTGTTGATCGCAGGACATCTGTGCTCATGAAGCGCCTGAGAGAGAATGCGATGCTGGAAGCAGAAATCAGTGTGAATGGTGATGTCTTCGTCGAGGGACACCATGTGGGTCAGCTAGCCGGTTTCCGGTTCACGCTCGCCGCGGGCAGCGAGGGAACGGACGCGAAGGCCGTTCAGGGTGCCGCCCATAAGGCGCTCGCGCTGGAATTCGAAGCGCGCGCCGCTCGTCTCCATGCGGCCGGCAACGGCGACCTGGCCCTGTCGTCGGACGGTCTCGTCCGTTGGCTCGGCGATCCGGTCGCGCGGCTCACGGCGAGCGACCACGTCATGCGTCCCCGCGTCATCCTGCTTGCCGACGAGCAGCTCCAGGCCAATGCCCGCGAACACGTGCTGGCGCGGATCGAGCGTTTCGTGAACCATCACATCAGCACGGTGCTGAAGCCTCTGGACGACATTTCGCGCGCCGAGGATCTCGAGGGTCTCGCCAAGGGTCTCGCCTTCCAGATCGTCGAGAATCTCGGCGTGCTCTTCCGTCGCGACGTCGCCGAGGAGGTGAAGTCGCTCGATCAGGAGAGCCGCGCGTCGATTCGCAGATACGGTGTACGCTTCGGCGCCTATCACATCTTCCTCCCCGCGCTTCTGAAGCCGGCTCCGGCGGAGCTGATCACGCTTCTCTGGGCGCTGAAGAACGACGGGCTGGACAAGCCCGGCTACGGCGAGCTCATCCCGATGCTTGCTGCCGGCCGCACCTCCGTCGTCACCGATCCGTCCTTCGAGCGGACCTTCTACAAGCTCGCGGGCTTCCGGTTCCTCGGCAAGCGCGCGGTGCGGATCGATATCCTGGAGCGGCTTGCCGATCTCATCCGTCCGCTCCTGCAGTGGAAGCCGGGGACATCGCCGCGTCCGGACGGCGCCTATGACGGCCGCCGTTTCGTCGCGACGACGTCGATGTTGTCCATTCTCGGGGCAACGCCCGATGACATGGAGGAAATCCTCAAGGGTCTCGGCTATCGCGCGGACGCCGTGACGGCCGAGGAGGCGGCAGCTTTCCTGGCAAGCCAGAATGGGGAGACGGCGCCTGCCGAAGAGGCCGGTGCGAGTGTAGCGGATGCGGGGAGCGTCGAGGCTGAAGCCGCGGATGCGCCGACCGCAGAGACGGAAGCCACCGGAACCGCGGCTGCCGAGGCGCCGGCCGCGCCGGCTGCAGAGACGGAAGCCGCCGATACCGCAGCTGCCGAGACGCAGGCCGCGCCGGCGGGCGACGATGCGGCGGCACCGGCTGAGCCGGAGGCCCCGGCTGAAGCCAAGCCGGTGCTCCTGTGGCGTCCGGGCACCCGTCAGGACAATCAGCGACAGGGCGGTCGCCAGGGCGAACAGCGCCGGGGCGGCCAGCGCCATGGCCAGACCGAAGGCCGCGAGGGCGGCCGCAGGCAGGCCCCTCACGGCAAGTCGCAGGGCAAGTCGCAGGGCAAGCCCTGGGAAGGCAAGCCGCAGGAGGGCAAGGGGTCTGAAGGAAGGCCGGGCGGCCAGCGAAAAGACCGCGGCGACCGGCACGATCGAAACAAGTCGTCTCCTCCCAAGTTCGAAGGGCGCCCGCCCCGCAAGGAAAAACCGATCGATCCGGATTCACCTTTCGCCAAGCTCGCTGCTCTGAAGGAGCAGATGAAGAAGTAG
- a CDS encoding RNA-binding S4 domain-containing protein: protein MEKQPPSAPAMRQRLDKWLFFARLIKSRSLAQKAIEAGHVAVNGKRETQSSAQIKAGDMLEVSLERRDLVVRVLLPGSRRGPYEEARLLYEDLTPAVPAGRPTLFEQATRDRGAGRPTKRDRRETDRLRPGPDRLRPGDLEDD, encoded by the coding sequence ATGGAAAAGCAGCCGCCGTCCGCCCCTGCAATGCGCCAGCGGCTCGACAAGTGGCTGTTCTTCGCCCGGCTGATCAAATCGCGCTCGCTCGCCCAGAAGGCGATAGAGGCGGGTCATGTGGCGGTCAACGGCAAGCGTGAGACGCAATCGTCCGCCCAGATCAAGGCCGGCGACATGCTCGAGGTATCGCTGGAGCGGCGCGATCTCGTCGTGCGCGTGCTGCTGCCCGGGTCCCGCCGCGGCCCCTATGAGGAAGCGCGCCTGCTCTACGAGGATCTGACTCCCGCCGTGCCCGCCGGCAGGCCGACGCTTTTCGAGCAGGCGACGCGCGACCGCGGAGCGGGGCGGCCGACAAAGCGGGACCGCCGCGAGACGGACCGCTTGCGGCCGGGGCCGGACCGCTTGCGGCCGGGGGACCTGGAAGACGACTGA
- the fdxA gene encoding ferredoxin FdxA, translating to MTYVVTDNCIRCKYTDCVEVCPVDCFYEGENFLVIHPDECIDCGVCEPECPAGAIKPDTEPGLDMWLKLNAEFSTQWPNITVKRDPLPEAKEMDGVEEKYEKYFSSEPGQGD from the coding sequence ATGACGTATGTCGTGACCGATAACTGCATTCGCTGCAAGTACACCGACTGCGTTGAAGTCTGCCCGGTGGATTGTTTCTATGAGGGGGAGAACTTCCTCGTCATCCACCCGGATGAATGCATCGACTGCGGCGTATGCGAGCCGGAATGTCCCGCGGGCGCAATCAAGCCCGATACCGAGCCGGGCCTCGATATGTGGTTGAAACTGAACGCGGAATTTTCCACACAGTGGCCGAACATCACCGTCAAGCGCGACCCGCTGCCGGAGGCCAAGGAGATGGATGGCGTAGAAGAAAAATACGAGAAGTATTTTTCTTCGGAACCGGGACAGGGCGACTGA